The genomic window TGTCATCATTCTTTTTCTGAAGCCGTGTACTTTTTTTCTATATCTCCTGCTCGGCTGGTATGTCTGTTTCATTTTTGCACCTCCGGCGATTAAAACTATTTAGATTATAGCTTATAATATTAATAATTGTCAAGAAAATAAAAGAATCTTTGATTTTAATCCTCGGGCACAGGGCCCGAATTATTATTGCGGTTGATTCTTTTGAAACTTTGTGCGGCTTCTGCCGCAGTCG from Biomaibacter acetigenes includes these protein-coding regions:
- the rpmH gene encoding 50S ribosomal protein L34, coding for MKQTYQPSRRYRKKVHGFRKRMMTKNGRNVIRRRRQKGRKRLTA